In one Candidatus Planktophila versatilis genomic region, the following are encoded:
- a CDS encoding DUF4032 domain-containing protein, with protein sequence MALRITGLGEEIAAVTGLSWNLPLEQWPEDPMLAEKRGISRHVVRLVRSTDDPESEVYAVKETVAEFANREYKILRELTHLNSPSVQSIAVIEGRTDNNGEELPCALVTRFLPYSLPYRVVLSDKNVTGEEVTLMANALALLLVRLHLLGFWWGDCSLSNTLFRRDAEAYAAYLVDAETGEFQKTLTAGQREHDLEIAHFNVAAELEDLQLSGVLYPGMDPIRASTALINRYHRLWSALKDRQVLDPTDRHAVERAMRQLHDLGFAVEEVSVSMEEGEDAGRLVFQPKLVAAGYHKNRLRELIGLETEELQAKRLLASFDRFRGREKSPKPPVADSAKRWLDEVFRPTVNLIPPEHEGRIELAQFFHETLEHRWYLSEKAGHDVGLEFAAKAYIADVLPFRRDSGVNVRVDGMIQ encoded by the coding sequence ATGGCGCTTCGAATAACGGGACTGGGTGAAGAGATTGCTGCCGTCACTGGACTTTCGTGGAACCTGCCACTGGAGCAGTGGCCAGAAGATCCGATGCTGGCCGAAAAACGAGGCATCTCCCGCCACGTAGTGCGCTTGGTGCGCTCTACCGATGACCCCGAATCCGAGGTCTATGCCGTCAAAGAGACGGTGGCAGAGTTTGCAAACCGCGAATACAAGATTTTGCGAGAGCTTACACATCTGAATTCTCCTAGCGTTCAATCGATTGCCGTCATTGAGGGTCGCACCGATAACAACGGTGAAGAACTTCCCTGCGCCCTCGTCACTAGGTTCTTGCCGTACTCATTGCCCTACCGCGTTGTACTCAGTGATAAGAACGTTACTGGTGAAGAAGTAACGCTGATGGCCAATGCACTGGCGCTGTTGCTGGTGCGCCTGCACCTGCTTGGTTTCTGGTGGGGCGATTGTTCACTTTCCAATACTTTATTTCGCAGAGATGCTGAAGCCTATGCCGCCTATCTAGTCGATGCGGAAACGGGTGAGTTTCAAAAAACTTTAACGGCTGGACAGCGCGAACATGATTTAGAGATTGCCCACTTTAACGTTGCGGCAGAGTTAGAAGATCTACAACTATCGGGTGTTCTCTATCCGGGCATGGACCCAATCCGCGCAAGTACCGCACTTATCAACCGGTATCACCGGCTGTGGTCTGCACTAAAAGATCGCCAGGTACTTGATCCCACTGATCGCCACGCAGTTGAACGTGCCATGCGTCAGCTACATGACCTCGGTTTTGCAGTAGAAGAAGTCTCAGTTTCTATGGAAGAAGGCGAAGATGCAGGACGCTTAGTCTTTCAACCCAAACTTGTCGCCGCCGGTTATCACAAGAATCGATTACGCGAGCTAATTGGGCTAGAAACAGAAGAGCTGCAAGCAAAAAGACTACTTGCCTCATTTGATCGCTTTCGAGGCCGTGAAAAATCTCCTAAGCCGCCAGTTGCAGATTCAGCCAAGAGATGGCTTGATGAAGTTTTTAGACCGACAGTTAACTTGATTCCACCAGAGCACGAGGGAAGAATTGAACTTGCTCAATTTTTTCATGAGACGCTGGAGCACCGTTGGTACTTAAGTGAAAAAGCAGGACATGATGTGGGACTGGAATTTGCGGCAAAGGCTTATATTGCAGATGTTTTGCCCTTCCGGCGCGATTCTGGCGTCAATGTACGAGTTGATGGCATGATTCAGTAA
- a CDS encoding co-chaperone YbbN — MSLPPNFSQAVDLSSLGKPAPDTSIAMPGIVVTTENLQSEILPLSNTKPVVIICWSNRSAESVTVLRSLANLEAADNGKWALATVDIDTQAPVAQALQARTIPYGVVFIAGQAIPFLEQALTETQLREVMNKILTIAAKQGIGEEPAESSEPEEDEALAALDKGDYESAEAAYKKLLARKPNDNFAKLGLAQVQLLLRTEGIDAHQVMESAVKNPDDISIQMQCADVEVMSGYLEPGFERLLRLVQILDGDEQKMVKDRLLELFALVDPADPRVIKARAQLANALF; from the coding sequence ATGAGCTTGCCACCTAATTTTTCTCAGGCAGTAGATTTAAGTTCACTGGGTAAACCAGCGCCAGATACTTCTATTGCGATGCCGGGAATAGTTGTCACTACTGAGAATCTGCAGTCAGAGATACTTCCACTATCAAATACGAAACCAGTAGTAATCATCTGTTGGTCGAATCGTTCTGCCGAATCTGTCACCGTGCTTCGATCACTGGCAAATCTGGAAGCGGCAGATAATGGAAAGTGGGCGCTAGCAACAGTTGATATCGACACCCAGGCACCTGTTGCCCAAGCCCTGCAAGCGCGCACGATTCCCTATGGCGTTGTCTTTATCGCAGGCCAAGCAATCCCTTTCCTTGAGCAAGCACTGACTGAAACCCAACTTCGGGAAGTGATGAACAAAATTCTCACCATTGCCGCAAAGCAAGGAATCGGTGAAGAGCCAGCAGAAAGTTCGGAGCCAGAAGAAGATGAAGCGCTAGCCGCCCTTGATAAGGGAGATTATGAAAGCGCCGAAGCGGCATACAAGAAACTACTTGCTCGTAAACCGAACGATAATTTTGCAAAGCTTGGGCTTGCGCAAGTGCAACTTCTGCTTCGCACCGAAGGCATTGATGCTCATCAAGTCATGGAGTCGGCGGTGAAGAACCCAGATGATATTTCTATTCAGATGCAGTGTGCCGATGTGGAAGTGATGAGTGGATATCTTGAGCCAGGCTTTGAAAGGTTGTTGCGGTTAGTGCAGATCCTCGATGGGGATGAGCAGAAGATGGTCAAAGATCGCCTCCTTGAACTATTTGCTTTAGTTGATCCTGCTGATCCACGAGTGATTAAAGCTCGAGCACAATTAGCAAACGCGCTTTTCTGA
- a CDS encoding MFS transporter — MSSVIDHSKEKKLLHALFACFGFGIMAWLPRFPEVKANLQLDNGAFGSIVSTGGIGAFLGLLTVGHIIHKFGAFRVTITSILLLFSSLALLVQVNSSLPFLFFNVSFGFGITAVHVCLNSHGFHLLERGKLNVITSGAGYWSAGSLATSILSGLLVGRVALTTHITILSVLLTVIMLSIVIRLKAVLLEPNTSTDHDYTIKDIFTSFEIDWPVSLGMACVIYLEFALGDWGTIFPKERLDISAGLSTAPFIVFTAAMIVGRLLIARLLNFAPIQIWAKRGVIFAGIGFGGCIIVATHLPANLTWWSYSLFILGYAMAGLGSSFVAPSFFAAANRRSKLPSAVVVGQFGVTNTVLTFAVKWIVAWTIQFTGSIALAMMIPTAMMLATIFFTSALKQESARES; from the coding sequence ATGTCATCAGTGATTGACCACAGCAAAGAGAAGAAACTCCTTCATGCTCTCTTTGCTTGTTTTGGTTTTGGCATTATGGCCTGGCTCCCGCGTTTTCCAGAGGTAAAGGCCAATCTGCAATTAGATAATGGGGCTTTCGGTTCGATTGTGAGCACAGGTGGAATTGGTGCATTTCTTGGACTTCTCACCGTTGGGCATATCATCCACAAATTCGGAGCCTTTCGGGTCACGATTACTTCAATTCTTTTACTGTTTTCATCTCTAGCTTTATTGGTACAGGTGAACTCATCTCTGCCTTTTCTATTCTTTAATGTTTCATTTGGTTTCGGAATTACTGCGGTTCATGTCTGCCTGAATTCACATGGCTTTCACCTCCTTGAACGGGGAAAACTCAATGTAATCACCAGTGGAGCCGGTTACTGGAGTGCGGGATCACTTGCCACATCAATCCTCTCCGGGCTATTAGTAGGCCGGGTGGCGCTTACGACCCACATCACCATCCTTTCTGTTCTTCTTACTGTGATCATGCTTTCAATAGTGATTCGACTTAAAGCGGTGCTGCTTGAACCTAATACAAGCACTGATCATGACTACACAATTAAAGACATTTTTACCTCTTTTGAAATTGATTGGCCAGTCAGCCTTGGTATGGCGTGTGTGATCTATTTAGAATTTGCACTCGGTGACTGGGGGACAATCTTTCCCAAGGAGCGGCTAGATATCTCGGCGGGCCTGAGTACGGCGCCATTTATTGTTTTCACAGCCGCCATGATTGTGGGCAGACTCCTCATTGCTCGGTTGCTTAATTTTGCACCGATTCAGATTTGGGCCAAACGTGGAGTTATCTTTGCCGGAATCGGTTTTGGTGGCTGCATTATTGTGGCAACGCATTTGCCGGCAAATCTGACGTGGTGGTCCTACTCATTGTTCATCCTTGGCTATGCAATGGCAGGCCTTGGCTCATCATTTGTGGCACCGTCTTTTTTTGCTGCAGCAAATCGTCGTTCTAAGTTACCGAGTGCTGTGGTGGTGGGTCAGTTTGGTGTGACAAATACTGTTCTTACCTTTGCCGTGAAATGGATTGTTGCCTGGACCATTCAGTTCACAGGATCAATCGCACTTGCCATGATGATTCCAACAGCAATGATGCTGGCAACTATCTTCTTTACAAGCGCTCTCAAACAAGAGAGCGCCAGAGAGAGCTAG
- the aceE gene encoding pyruvate dehydrogenase (acetyl-transferring), homodimeric type, translating to MTEFDGFPDQIIDQLVDTDPGETAEWQASFDAALTAAGPVRARYLMLSLLRRAQEKNIGISQLRTTDYINTISPEHEPEFPGDEVMERRIRRFNRWNAAMVVHRAQRPGVGVGGHISTYASSASLYEVGFNHFFRGQDHPGGGDQIFFQGHASPGMYARAFLEGRFTENQLDGFRQELSHQGGGLSSYPHPRLMPEFWQFPTVSMGIGPINAIYQARYNRYLHNRGFKDTSDQNVWAFLGDGEMDEVDTIGAIGLASREKLDNLTFVVNCNLQRLDGPVRGNGKIIQELESMFGGAGWNVVKVVWGREWDPLLAQDREGALVNLMNTTLDGDFQTFKAESGAFVREHFFGRDPRTAAMIAGWSDDQVWGLKRGGHDYRKLFAAYTAAVQKNGKPTVILAKTIKGWTLGSHFEGRNSTHQMKKMTLEDIIEFRDRLNIPLTDDKLDKYTPSYYRPPADSPEMKYLEERRRELGGSIPRRRKVSKPLPQPADEVYESVRRGSGQQEIATTMAFVRMLKDLVKDPGLGSRIVPIIPDEARTFGLDSLFPTLKIYSPHGQQYMAVDRELMLSYKESTTGVILHEGINEAGSVASFTAVGSSYSTHDEPMIPIYIFYSMFGFQRTGDAFWAASDQLVRGFVMGATAGRTTLNGEGLQHEDGHSHLLAATNPAVVAYDPAFAYEVGHIFKDGLRRMYGENSENIYYYMTVYNEPYLQPEEPANLDLEGLLKGIYLYAPASKQRKKNAQILASGVGVNWAIKAQKLLAEDWGVAASVWSVTSWNELRRDGLEVDRHNMLNPSDKKSAYVHDKLAGTPGPVIAVSDFMRAVQDQISPWVPNQFHSLGTDGFGLSDTRGALRRHFKVDAESITVATLAELAKAGEVKESVVQEAIDKYRIFDVHAADAGNTEGSG from the coding sequence ATGACTGAATTCGATGGATTCCCAGATCAGATAATCGATCAACTTGTAGATACGGATCCAGGTGAAACGGCAGAGTGGCAGGCCTCCTTCGACGCCGCCCTCACAGCAGCAGGTCCAGTCCGCGCCCGTTATTTGATGCTCTCCCTGCTTCGCCGGGCGCAAGAGAAGAACATCGGAATTTCCCAACTTCGCACCACTGATTACATCAACACAATCTCCCCAGAACACGAGCCAGAATTTCCTGGCGATGAAGTAATGGAACGTCGTATTCGCAGATTTAATCGCTGGAATGCAGCGATGGTGGTGCACCGCGCGCAGCGTCCAGGTGTGGGCGTCGGCGGACACATCTCTACCTACGCTTCATCTGCTTCCCTCTATGAAGTTGGTTTTAACCACTTCTTCCGCGGACAAGATCATCCTGGTGGCGGAGATCAAATCTTCTTCCAAGGTCACGCCAGTCCTGGAATGTATGCACGAGCATTTCTCGAAGGACGTTTTACTGAAAATCAACTCGATGGATTTCGCCAAGAACTCTCACACCAAGGCGGCGGATTATCTTCCTACCCACACCCACGTTTAATGCCAGAGTTTTGGCAATTCCCAACGGTGTCTATGGGTATTGGTCCGATTAATGCAATTTATCAAGCACGCTATAACCGCTACTTACATAACCGTGGCTTTAAAGATACAAGTGATCAAAATGTTTGGGCATTTTTAGGCGACGGTGAAATGGATGAGGTCGACACCATTGGCGCAATCGGTCTGGCCTCTCGCGAGAAGCTCGATAACCTCACCTTTGTTGTGAACTGTAACTTGCAGCGCCTCGATGGTCCGGTGCGCGGTAATGGCAAGATTATTCAAGAGCTGGAATCAATGTTCGGTGGCGCCGGTTGGAATGTGGTCAAAGTTGTCTGGGGCCGCGAATGGGATCCACTACTGGCACAAGATCGTGAAGGCGCTCTCGTTAATTTGATGAACACCACCCTCGATGGAGATTTCCAAACATTTAAGGCCGAAAGTGGCGCATTTGTTCGCGAACACTTCTTTGGTCGCGATCCACGCACTGCCGCAATGATCGCAGGTTGGTCTGATGATCAAGTCTGGGGACTCAAGCGCGGTGGCCACGACTATCGCAAACTCTTTGCCGCATACACCGCTGCGGTGCAGAAAAATGGAAAGCCAACCGTCATCCTGGCCAAGACCATTAAGGGCTGGACTCTTGGTTCGCACTTCGAAGGACGTAACTCCACTCACCAAATGAAGAAGATGACGCTGGAAGACATTATCGAATTCCGCGATCGCCTTAATATTCCGCTGACTGATGACAAGTTAGATAAATACACACCTTCTTACTACCGCCCACCAGCTGATTCACCTGAGATGAAATATCTGGAAGAGCGTCGCCGAGAATTAGGTGGATCAATTCCACGTCGTCGCAAAGTTTCAAAGCCTTTGCCACAGCCGGCAGATGAAGTCTATGAATCTGTGCGCCGTGGTTCAGGTCAGCAAGAGATTGCCACAACGATGGCATTTGTTCGTATGCTCAAAGACTTGGTCAAAGATCCAGGACTTGGCAGCCGCATCGTCCCGATCATCCCTGATGAGGCTCGCACATTTGGTCTTGATTCATTGTTCCCAACGCTAAAGATCTACTCCCCTCATGGTCAGCAATACATGGCGGTGGACCGCGAACTCATGCTCTCTTATAAGGAATCAACTACTGGCGTGATTTTGCACGAAGGAATTAACGAAGCGGGATCAGTTGCATCCTTTACCGCAGTTGGCTCTTCCTACTCCACACATGATGAACCAATGATTCCGATCTACATCTTCTACTCCATGTTTGGATTCCAGCGCACTGGAGATGCCTTCTGGGCCGCCTCTGACCAGTTAGTACGTGGATTCGTCATGGGCGCAACAGCCGGGCGCACCACCTTGAACGGTGAAGGCCTGCAACATGAAGATGGACATTCGCATCTGCTGGCTGCAACTAACCCAGCAGTGGTTGCATACGATCCTGCCTTTGCTTACGAAGTAGGCCATATCTTTAAAGATGGCCTGCGCCGGATGTATGGCGAGAACAGTGAAAATATTTATTACTACATGACTGTCTATAACGAGCCATACCTGCAACCAGAAGAGCCGGCAAACCTTGATCTTGAAGGTTTGCTCAAGGGAATTTATCTCTATGCACCTGCCTCAAAGCAGCGCAAGAAGAATGCTCAAATTCTGGCATCTGGTGTGGGAGTCAACTGGGCCATTAAGGCACAGAAGTTACTCGCCGAAGATTGGGGCGTTGCAGCCTCGGTCTGGTCTGTGACTTCCTGGAATGAACTTCGTCGTGATGGGCTAGAAGTAGATCGCCATAACATGCTCAATCCAAGTGATAAGAAGAGTGCCTACGTCCATGACAAGCTTGCTGGAACACCAGGGCCGGTTATTGCCGTCTCTGACTTCATGCGCGCGGTGCAGGACCAGATTTCACCATGGGTACCAAATCAATTCCACTCACTTGGTACCGATGGCTTTGGTCTTTCCGATACACGCGGTGCACTTCGTCGCCACTTTAAGGTCGATGCCGAATCAATTACGGTGGCAACACTTGCCGAGCTTGCTAAGGCAGGGGAAGTAAAAGAATCTGTTGTGCAAGAAGCTATCGATAAATACCGAATCTTTGATGTGCACGCTGCAGATGCCGGCAACACCGAAGGTTCTGGCTGA
- a CDS encoding DUF3052 domain-containing protein produces the protein MGFAQGELVLEVGYGADCDAALRSEIMKITGTKFLEGSTNEVIDAVLLWFREDDGDLVDELMDAMAYLSETGSIWVLTPKVGRTGHVEPSDIQDAAPTCGLSQTSSLAVAADWTATRLVARKAGKR, from the coding sequence ATGGGGTTTGCTCAAGGAGAGCTCGTCCTCGAGGTGGGATATGGGGCAGATTGTGATGCCGCTCTCCGCAGCGAGATCATGAAAATTACTGGAACCAAATTTCTTGAAGGTTCCACCAATGAAGTCATTGATGCCGTTCTCTTATGGTTTCGTGAAGATGATGGCGATCTCGTAGATGAATTAATGGATGCCATGGCGTATCTTTCTGAAACCGGTTCCATCTGGGTGCTCACTCCAAAGGTTGGTCGCACTGGCCATGTGGAGCCAAGTGATATTCAAGATGCAGCGCCCACATGTGGACTCAGCCAAACTTCATCCTTAGCGGTGGCAGCTGATTGGACCGCAACTCGTCTAGTGGCACGAAAAGCGGGCAAGCGATAG
- a CDS encoding peroxiredoxin gives MTIAIGDVAPDFELKDQSGSKVSLSSFKGKKNVVLVFIPFSFTGTCTGELCAIRDDISAFENDNVQVLAVSCDSMHTQKIFAAQEGYTFPVLADFWPHGAAAKAYGIFNEDIGCALRGTFIIDKVGIVRWSVVQGLGDARNNGDYKTAIAAL, from the coding sequence ATGACAATTGCAATCGGTGATGTAGCCCCAGATTTTGAGCTAAAAGATCAGAGCGGCAGCAAGGTTTCCCTCTCATCATTTAAGGGTAAGAAGAATGTAGTTCTTGTCTTTATTCCATTCTCATTTACCGGCACCTGCACCGGTGAACTCTGCGCCATCCGCGATGACATTTCAGCGTTTGAAAACGATAACGTGCAAGTCCTTGCCGTCTCGTGCGATTCCATGCACACTCAGAAGATCTTTGCGGCACAAGAGGGTTACACATTCCCAGTTTTGGCTGACTTTTGGCCACATGGCGCAGCAGCTAAGGCCTATGGGATCTTCAATGAAGATATTGGATGCGCACTGCGTGGAACATTCATCATTGATAAAGTAGGCATTGTGCGCTGGTCAGTAGTTCAAGGCCTAGGCGATGCTCGCAACAATGGCGATTACAAAACTGCTATTGCAGCTCTCTAA
- a CDS encoding iron chaperone, translating to MARRIPVDVKNYYDNAPSPHRQTMLEMRERILQIIPEAQEVVSYAMPAFRVDGEVVAGLLANKKHVGYYPFSGSILKLFPEELAKFTTTKSAIHVPVDKPLTKTLLAKLIKARIAL from the coding sequence ATGGCACGGCGTATCCCTGTAGATGTGAAGAATTACTACGACAATGCACCTTCACCTCATCGCCAGACGATGTTAGAGATGCGCGAGCGAATTCTGCAGATTATTCCTGAGGCCCAAGAGGTTGTCAGTTATGCCATGCCAGCCTTTAGAGTTGATGGCGAGGTTGTTGCAGGCCTACTGGCCAATAAGAAGCATGTCGGGTACTACCCATTTAGTGGATCTATCTTGAAGTTATTTCCAGAGGAGCTAGCAAAATTCACCACAACAAAGAGCGCGATTCACGTCCCAGTAGATAAACCTCTGACAAAGACCTTGCTTGCTAAGTTGATTAAGGCAAGGATTGCGCTATGA
- a CDS encoding copper resistance CopC family protein, producing MSASTFLLLALILVISHIAAPSAIAHAEIARTNPVKSAILTQSPKSVWIEFGETLLTLDKEKINVLKVTDSRGKRVDKSPTIVSGVRATTKIVGTLKKGTYLVTYRVVSVDGHPVKGSYSFSVK from the coding sequence ATGTCTGCCAGCACATTCTTACTTCTGGCCTTGATCCTTGTTATCTCTCATATCGCAGCGCCAAGTGCAATCGCCCATGCCGAGATAGCACGGACAAACCCCGTGAAAAGCGCCATTCTGACGCAGTCACCTAAATCTGTGTGGATTGAATTTGGCGAAACTTTATTAACGCTAGATAAAGAGAAAATCAATGTTTTAAAAGTTACTGATTCACGGGGAAAGCGCGTTGATAAGTCACCAACGATTGTCAGTGGTGTGCGAGCAACGACGAAGATCGTGGGCACCCTGAAGAAGGGCACGTACTTGGTTACCTACCGTGTGGTCTCAGTAGATGGTCATCCAGTCAAAGGCAGCTACTCCTTCAGCGTTAAGTAG
- a CDS encoding zinc ribbon domain-containing protein — protein MKASASDQRSILDIQNFDLHSATLKNKAATLPELAEITSSTIKANNVRDLRIAAETELSDVKRELLRAEGDVEQIVTRITRDETRLASGTGTPKELEQTQHELVTLGARRSELEEVELEIMLRVDGLKERIAALTAEEAELAAIIADLNIRKENAMAAINTELEGIATDRAATTQSVSAEFLALYEKIRGADGGIGAAALAGNQCKGCHLTLNAHELQRITGLADDEVIRCEECRCILVRDH, from the coding sequence GTGAAAGCTAGCGCTAGCGACCAGCGTTCCATCCTCGATATTCAAAATTTTGACCTTCACAGCGCCACCTTAAAGAACAAGGCAGCGACCCTGCCCGAACTAGCTGAGATAACTTCGAGCACCATCAAGGCGAATAATGTGCGCGACTTACGTATTGCCGCCGAAACCGAACTCAGTGATGTCAAGCGCGAGCTACTACGTGCTGAAGGTGATGTTGAGCAGATCGTTACTCGCATTACTCGTGATGAGACCCGACTGGCATCCGGAACCGGAACCCCAAAAGAACTTGAGCAGACCCAACATGAGCTTGTCACCTTAGGCGCTCGCAGATCTGAGTTAGAAGAAGTTGAGCTTGAAATCATGTTGCGAGTAGATGGACTCAAAGAGCGCATTGCGGCTTTAACGGCAGAGGAAGCAGAGCTTGCGGCAATCATTGCTGATTTAAATATCCGCAAAGAAAACGCTATGGCTGCAATTAACACCGAACTTGAAGGAATTGCCACAGATCGTGCGGCAACCACACAATCAGTCAGCGCTGAATTCCTGGCGCTCTATGAAAAAATTCGTGGAGCAGATGGTGGCATAGGTGCGGCAGCACTTGCTGGAAATCAATGCAAGGGTTGCCACTTAACCCTTAATGCACATGAGCTGCAAAGAATCACCGGGTTGGCAGATGATGAAGTTATTAGATGTGAAGAATGTCGGTGCATATTGGTGCGTGATCACTAA